The following proteins come from a genomic window of Polyangiaceae bacterium:
- a CDS encoding TetR/AcrR family transcriptional regulator, which produces MSTTEAPADDEVLTETQRKILTAALEVFSEKGFAGASTASIAARAKVAEKTLFAQFKTKKELLARTLRPSVLLLVEPGVFARVQGVLEQPGKSLAQVLRALMQDRLALVRAHPKKLKLIAHELLLRPELLKTFGQAFEKNIAPDALAAVQDLMTRGELRTDLPLKTVARTLVSVTVGYAIVRYVLGLEKDNVDDDEIERIVSLLVDGLRPR; this is translated from the coding sequence ATGTCCACCACCGAGGCCCCCGCAGACGACGAGGTCCTGACCGAGACCCAGCGCAAGATCCTGACCGCTGCACTGGAGGTCTTCTCCGAGAAAGGCTTCGCCGGCGCCTCCACCGCCTCCATCGCGGCCCGGGCCAAGGTGGCGGAAAAGACCCTCTTCGCTCAGTTCAAGACGAAGAAGGAGCTCTTGGCTCGCACCTTGCGCCCGTCGGTCTTGCTGTTGGTGGAGCCCGGCGTGTTTGCGCGGGTTCAGGGCGTCCTCGAGCAGCCGGGCAAGAGCTTGGCGCAGGTCCTTCGAGCGCTGATGCAAGACCGCCTGGCTCTGGTGCGCGCCCACCCCAAGAAGCTCAAGCTCATTGCCCATGAGCTCTTGCTGCGCCCGGAGCTGCTGAAGACCTTCGGCCAGGCCTTCGAGAAGAACATTGCGCCCGACGCCCTCGCCGCCGTCCAAGACCTGATGACCCGCGGAGAGCTGCGCACGGACCTGCCGCTCAAGACCGTCGCGCGCACGCTGGTCTCCGTGACGGTCGGCTACGCCATCGTGCGCTACGTGCTCGGTCTCGAGAAGGACAACGTGGACGACGACGAGATCGAGCGCATCGTGTCGCTCTTGGTGGACGGCCTACGTCCGCGCTGA
- a CDS encoding HlyD family efflux transporter periplasmic adaptor subunit has translation MKKPLAIILTLAVIFAALLGWRIHAQSEQAQAPSGGSATVEGVESVVGARISGRVKEVLAHEGDRVKRGQTLVRIDCRDNQATLNVAIARKEAAEAQVGVYEAQHGSASDSAKVARAQAAAVRAQAKVLEVQKQQSARDRQRAEALASRGAIPGVELEHSTTHLEGLDQQLKVASAQGTAAELGARASKSSVKVVDASLAVAQAQVAASKADVERAKIAVAECEITAPSDGIVTGRLVEPGAVVGPGSRLMVTVAVDPAKVTFFLPDAELSRASIGAPASVRVDAYPDRVFKGTVSRVAAEAEFTPRNVQTREDRDRLVYEVEVRVENHEGLLRPGMPGDVSLDGTER, from the coding sequence ATGAAGAAACCTCTCGCCATCATCCTCACTCTCGCCGTGATCTTCGCGGCCCTCCTGGGCTGGCGCATCCACGCCCAGAGCGAGCAAGCGCAGGCGCCTTCGGGCGGCTCGGCCACCGTGGAGGGGGTCGAGTCCGTCGTCGGTGCGCGGATTTCGGGGCGCGTGAAAGAGGTGCTTGCGCACGAAGGGGACCGCGTGAAGCGCGGGCAAACGCTGGTCCGCATCGATTGTCGCGACAACCAAGCGACTCTGAACGTCGCCATCGCGCGCAAGGAAGCCGCCGAGGCGCAGGTCGGCGTGTACGAGGCACAGCACGGTTCGGCCAGCGACTCCGCCAAGGTGGCGCGTGCTCAGGCTGCCGCCGTGCGGGCTCAGGCCAAGGTGCTCGAAGTGCAGAAGCAACAGTCGGCGCGCGACCGCCAGCGCGCGGAAGCTCTCGCGTCGCGAGGGGCGATCCCCGGCGTGGAGCTCGAGCACAGCACCACGCATCTCGAAGGACTGGATCAACAGCTGAAGGTCGCGTCCGCTCAGGGCACGGCGGCGGAGCTCGGTGCGCGCGCCTCGAAGTCGAGCGTGAAGGTCGTGGACGCCAGCCTCGCCGTGGCCCAGGCGCAGGTCGCCGCCAGCAAAGCGGACGTGGAGCGCGCGAAGATCGCCGTCGCGGAGTGCGAGATCACCGCGCCCAGCGACGGCATCGTCACGGGTCGGTTGGTGGAGCCGGGCGCCGTCGTGGGCCCTGGTTCTCGGCTGATGGTCACGGTTGCGGTGGATCCCGCCAAGGTCACCTTCTTTCTCCCGGACGCGGAGCTGTCCCGCGCCTCCATCGGCGCTCCGGCGAGCGTGCGGGTGGATGCCTATCCCGATCGCGTGTTCAAGGGCACCGTGAGCCGCGTGGCGGCGGAAGCGGAGTTCACCCCGCGCAACGTGCAGACCCGGGAGGACCGCGACCGCCTGGTGTACGAAGTCGAGGTGCGGGTGGAAAACCACGAGGGCCTGTTGCGGCCGGGCATGCCGGGCGACGTGTCCCTCGATGGTACGGAACGATGA
- a CDS encoding ABC transporter ATP-binding protein: MVRNDDRASGGEPRRKVLRRYGGTARRQRLRRAGRARGSGGSRRSRQDDAAPSHDRARGRGRRPGARGRRTLDRRARGRAGAAGLHAAAVRPVRGSFRRREPALLCGSLWSRKEAVFGATRAAAFPDAAGRGSRPTGGRALGWHVQEARRGVRPVAPTQGAGAGRAHQRRGPRQPSRAVGAALRVRARRHGRVARDSVHGRSGAGQPRRAARVRQRDRRWRTDATGSGLRARRARRLGERPPRRGHAVGRGTGSLGHHARRAAAASRGAAERSGGRVGGPRSGGRCRAARATGLRGPVPRSGEVVVSPVIEVSELGKRFGDFQAVRGVSFQVQPGEIFGYLGANGAGKSTTIRILCGLMAPSSGKATVAGHDVGSDPGSVRMSVGYMSQKFSLYPDLTAIENMDFFGGAYHMPRARRLERARTLLDEVGLTPDAETSVSALPGGKRQRLALATALLHQPRIVYLDEPTAGVDPGARRNFWRIIRKLSDTGTTVFVTTHYMDEAEYCHRVGLMVAGKLVALDTPAALKKTHVVGTLLAVRGKGLRADALAALPGVIDVVPFGAGLHVRGEGITDGAIRAELERHGATGVHVERTEPTLEDVFLAVTTQKDAA; the protein is encoded by the coding sequence ATGGTACGGAACGATGACCGCGCTTCTGGAGGCGAGCCACGTCGAAAAGTCCTTCGGCGCTACGGCGGCACTGCGCGACGTCAGCGTCTGCGTAGAGCCGGGCGAGCTCGTGGGTCTGGTGGGTCCCGACGGAGCCGGCAAGACGACGCTGCTCCGAGCCATGACCGGGCTCGTGGACGTGGACGCCGGCCAGGCGCGCGTGGACGGCGTACCCTGGACCGACGCGCCCGGGGACGCGCGGGAGCGGCTGGGCTACATGCCGCAGCAGTTCGGCCTGTACGCGGATCTTTCCGTCGACGAGAACCTGCACTTCTTTGCGGATCTCTTTGGTCTCGGAAAGAAGCAGTTTTTGGAGCGACGAGAGCAGCTGCTTTCCCTGACGCGGCTGGAAGAGGCTCACGACCGACCGGCGGGCGCGCTCTCGGGTGGCATGTACAAGAAGCTCGCCGTGGCGTGCGCCCTGTTGCACCGACCCAAGGTGCTGGTGCTGGACGAGCCCACCAACGGCGTGGACCCCGTCAGCCGTCGCGAGCTGTGGGAGCTGCTCTACGAGTTCGTGCGCGAAGGCATGGGCGTGTTGCTCGCGACTCCGTACATGGACGAAGCGGCGCGGGCCAGCCGCGTCGCGCTGCTCGCGTCCGGCAGCGTGATCGCCGATGGCGAACCGACGCGACTGGTTCAGGACTTCGAGCACGTCGTGCTCGACGTCTCGGTGAACGACCGCCGCGCCGTGGACACGCTGTTGGACGAGGCACCGGGAGTCTTGGCCACCACGCCCGCAGGGCCGCGGCTGCGAGCCGTGGTGCAGCAGAACGCAGCGGCGGACGTGTCGGCGGCCCTCGAAGCGGCGGGCGCTGCCGTGCGGCGCGTGCCACCGGACTTCGAGGACCTGTACCTCGCTCGGGTGAGGTCGTCGTGAGCCCGGTGATCGAGGTCAGCGAGCTCGGCAAGCGCTTCGGTGATTTCCAGGCCGTGCGGGGCGTCTCCTTCCAGGTGCAGCCCGGGGAAATCTTCGGCTACCTGGGGGCCAACGGGGCAGGGAAGTCCACCACCATCCGCATCTTGTGCGGGCTGATGGCGCCTTCTTCCGGGAAGGCAACCGTCGCGGGGCACGACGTGGGCAGCGACCCGGGCTCCGTGCGCATGTCCGTCGGCTACATGTCCCAGAAGTTCTCCCTGTATCCCGATCTGACCGCGATCGAGAACATGGACTTCTTCGGCGGCGCGTACCACATGCCCCGTGCGCGGCGGCTCGAGCGCGCGCGCACGCTGCTGGACGAAGTGGGTCTCACGCCGGATGCGGAGACCTCCGTGAGCGCGCTCCCCGGTGGCAAGCGGCAGCGGCTGGCGCTGGCGACGGCGCTCCTGCATCAACCGCGCATCGTGTACTTGGACGAGCCGACGGCGGGGGTGGATCCCGGCGCGCGGCGGAACTTCTGGCGCATCATCCGCAAGCTGTCGGACACGGGCACCACCGTCTTCGTCACCACCCACTACATGGACGAAGCGGAGTACTGCCACCGCGTCGGGCTGATGGTCGCCGGCAAGCTCGTGGCTCTCGACACCCCCGCGGCGCTCAAGAAGACCCATGTGGTCGGCACGCTGCTCGCGGTTCGCGGCAAGGGCCTGCGGGCAGACGCCCTCGCCGCCCTCCCGGGGGTGATCGACGTCGTGCCCTTTGGTGCCGGGCTCCACGTGCGCGGGGAGGGCATCACCGACGGCGCGATCCGAGCGGAGCTCGAGCGCCACGGCGCCACCGGCGTTCATGTGGAGCGCACCGAGCCGACGCTGGAAGACGTGTTCCTGGCCGTCACCACCCAGAAGGACGCCGCATGA
- a CDS encoding ABC transporter permease: MNAARGAKRVWAIAKKEVMHIRRDPWTFWFALGMPVLLLVLFGYAVSFDIDHIPVVVVDQDRTPASRELVRHLFTGQTFRREADVDDAVAAEAAFRRGEARLAVVIPPDYGVHVARGGRAEVQLLIDAADNQTAGNVLSYTGRFGAATNARFLREQAFAQPSTVEARVRALFNPGLKSALFLVPGLIAMIQSMMAVLLTALTVAREWERGSMEQLFSTPVSRLQIVLGKLLPYFAVALAQLALVLGAATWLFDVPLRGSLLGFVGVSCLFLLAMLGQGLLISVVTKNQQVATQVGAVSSMLPAMLLSGFILPIDNMPIPLQYFTRVIPARYFVHASRALLLRGAGLDVVSGDALALAIFSTVMILLCVARFKRRIA, from the coding sequence ATGAACGCCGCGCGCGGAGCAAAGCGGGTGTGGGCCATCGCCAAGAAGGAGGTGATGCACATCCGCCGGGATCCGTGGACGTTCTGGTTTGCGTTGGGCATGCCGGTGCTGCTCTTGGTGTTGTTCGGCTACGCCGTGTCCTTCGACATCGATCACATTCCCGTGGTCGTCGTCGATCAAGACCGCACGCCGGCCAGCCGCGAGCTCGTGCGCCACCTGTTCACGGGCCAGACCTTCCGTCGCGAGGCCGACGTGGACGATGCCGTCGCCGCGGAGGCGGCGTTTCGCCGGGGAGAAGCGCGCTTGGCGGTCGTGATCCCGCCGGACTACGGCGTGCACGTGGCCCGCGGTGGGCGCGCAGAGGTGCAGCTCCTCATCGACGCCGCCGACAACCAGACGGCGGGTAACGTGCTCTCCTACACCGGGCGCTTTGGTGCGGCGACGAACGCGCGCTTCCTGCGGGAGCAGGCCTTCGCCCAGCCGAGCACCGTGGAAGCGCGGGTGCGGGCGCTGTTCAACCCCGGGCTGAAGTCCGCGCTGTTCCTGGTGCCGGGCTTGATCGCGATGATCCAGAGCATGATGGCGGTGTTGCTCACGGCCCTCACGGTGGCTCGGGAGTGGGAGCGCGGCAGCATGGAGCAGCTGTTTTCCACGCCGGTCAGCCGCCTTCAGATCGTGCTCGGCAAGCTGCTGCCGTACTTCGCGGTGGCCCTCGCCCAGCTGGCCCTGGTGCTGGGCGCGGCCACCTGGCTCTTCGACGTACCTCTCAGAGGATCCCTGCTGGGCTTCGTAGGCGTGTCCTGCTTGTTCCTGCTCGCGATGCTGGGTCAGGGCTTGCTCATCAGCGTGGTGACCAAGAACCAGCAGGTGGCCACGCAGGTGGGGGCAGTGAGCTCGATGCTCCCGGCCATGCTGCTCTCCGGCTTCATCTTGCCCATCGACAACATGCCGATCCCGCTTCAGTACTTCACGCGGGTGATCCCGGCGCGCTACTTCGTGCACGCTTCCCGGGCACTGCTGCTGCGTGGCGCAGGGCTCGACGTCGTTTCGGGCGACGCCTTGGCGCTCGCCATCTTCTCCACGGTCATGATCTTGCTGTGCGTGGCTCGCTTCAAACGGAGGATCGCATGA
- a CDS encoding ABC transporter permease has protein sequence MRGAFITFAAVVRKELLQATRDRRMVFMLLVAPLIQIIVFGFAANLSFEHADTVLVDQDKTAESRAFRDELAAEGTFRVSEVESVAEAQAEVVAGRAQLAVVLPHGFGRRLNAGEHVQIQALMDGSDPARGVQAGYAIEAYAATRAPPTMPAVGVPHLILVPRLLYNPGLKGRIFMVPGTAASILIVITTIVTAMGLTRERETGTLEQLLVTPIEPMVLMVGKIVPYAIFGLIDATFILVVGNILFDVPMRGPLLLAFTGVGLYLVTTLGTGLVISTLARTQQQALMAGFFFLLPAILLSGFMTPVDAMPAWIRPLTYVNPMRWFLEIWRTVLLRGGRFADVLPQLGALSVIAAAVMAIATVRFRRSLG, from the coding sequence ATGAGGGGTGCGTTCATCACCTTCGCCGCCGTCGTGCGCAAGGAGCTGTTACAAGCCACGCGGGATCGCCGCATGGTGTTCATGCTGCTGGTGGCGCCGCTGATTCAGATCATCGTGTTCGGCTTCGCCGCCAATCTCTCCTTCGAGCACGCCGACACGGTCTTGGTGGACCAAGACAAGACGGCCGAGAGCCGCGCCTTCCGCGACGAGCTCGCCGCCGAGGGGACTTTCCGGGTCAGCGAGGTGGAATCCGTCGCCGAAGCGCAGGCGGAGGTCGTGGCTGGCCGTGCTCAGCTGGCGGTGGTCCTGCCGCACGGCTTCGGGCGCCGCTTGAACGCCGGGGAGCACGTGCAGATCCAAGCGCTGATGGACGGTTCCGATCCTGCGCGGGGCGTGCAAGCCGGCTACGCCATCGAAGCCTATGCCGCGACGCGCGCGCCCCCGACCATGCCCGCCGTCGGCGTCCCGCATCTGATCTTGGTGCCGCGCCTGCTCTACAACCCCGGGCTCAAGGGCCGCATCTTCATGGTGCCCGGCACGGCGGCGTCCATTCTGATCGTGATCACCACCATCGTCACAGCCATGGGTCTCACTCGGGAGCGGGAGACCGGAACGCTGGAGCAGCTGTTGGTCACGCCCATCGAACCCATGGTGCTGATGGTCGGCAAGATCGTGCCCTACGCGATCTTCGGACTGATCGACGCCACCTTCATTCTGGTGGTGGGCAACATCTTGTTCGACGTACCCATGCGCGGGCCGCTGTTGCTCGCCTTCACCGGCGTGGGCTTGTACTTGGTGACCACGCTGGGGACCGGCCTCGTGATCTCCACGTTGGCGCGCACGCAACAGCAGGCGCTGATGGCAGGCTTCTTCTTCCTGCTGCCGGCCATCTTGCTCTCCGGCTTCATGACGCCGGTGGACGCCATGCCGGCCTGGATCCGTCCGCTTACCTACGTGAACCCGATGCGTTGGTTCCTGGAGATCTGGCGCACCGTGCTGCTCCGTGGCGGGCGCTTCGCCGACGTGTTGCCGCAGCTGGGCGCGCTTTCCGTGATCGCGGCGGCGGTGATGGCCATCGCGACGGTGCGCTTCCGTCGCTCTTTGGGTTGA
- a CDS encoding GMC family oxidoreductase: MTVRQWPDLATSSDVSESADVCIVGSGCGAASLASRLAEAGRSVVILEQGGYYTKADFDQREVDMLAKIDGGRGLSTSDDGGIAMTYGNNVGGASVHYWADSYRTPPDRLQQWQDEFGLTGHDAATLLPHFESIERDLSVHPATDPYVNRMNQLLHEGATRLGWHVARVPQARKACRASGHCMQGCAYDAKQSQLVTYLPRALAAGARLFADTRAERLSFDGRRVRALHARVLDRARGLPAGPTVTIAARAFVVAAGGFSTPGFLLRQELPTRLPAIGHHFFCNPCPMLHARFSEDIIQWRNIPAAWGVEEFRRARYAGPERVFGKPARSRYREGGYLLMANQLHPGLLAATLPGFGAAHTELMHDLPRLGGTISWIDDVEEGVVYLDGDRRRVHVPLGGGNGERIRDAWKKQARLLFAVGAREVLFGDVEDTRIHSERDIDAAVAAVSIKPARNVFAAPHPGGGARMGAREDDSVVGFDHRVHGTDNLFVSDPSVLPSPPSVDPSLTIMAFSAVAAGHVHSLLG, from the coding sequence ATGACCGTCCGCCAGTGGCCCGACCTCGCCACCAGTAGCGACGTGAGCGAGAGCGCGGACGTGTGCATCGTTGGCAGCGGTTGCGGGGCCGCCAGCCTGGCGTCGCGCCTCGCCGAAGCCGGCCGCTCCGTCGTGATCCTGGAGCAGGGCGGCTACTACACCAAGGCGGACTTCGATCAGCGCGAGGTGGACATGCTGGCCAAGATCGACGGCGGCCGCGGCCTGTCCACCTCCGACGACGGCGGCATCGCCATGACCTACGGAAACAACGTGGGCGGAGCCAGTGTGCACTACTGGGCGGACAGCTACCGCACTCCACCGGACCGCTTGCAGCAGTGGCAGGACGAGTTCGGCCTCACGGGACACGACGCCGCCACGCTCTTGCCGCACTTCGAGAGCATCGAACGGGATCTGTCGGTGCACCCGGCCACCGATCCGTACGTCAATCGCATGAACCAGCTGCTCCACGAGGGCGCCACCCGCCTCGGTTGGCACGTGGCCCGCGTGCCGCAGGCGCGCAAGGCGTGCCGCGCCAGCGGCCACTGCATGCAAGGCTGCGCCTACGACGCCAAGCAGAGCCAGCTCGTGACCTATCTGCCGCGAGCGCTGGCGGCGGGGGCGCGGCTCTTCGCCGACACCCGCGCCGAGCGGCTCTCCTTCGACGGTCGCCGCGTCCGCGCCCTCCACGCACGCGTGCTGGATCGCGCCCGTGGCCTGCCCGCCGGCCCCACTGTCACCATCGCCGCTCGCGCGTTCGTGGTGGCGGCCGGCGGCTTCTCCACGCCCGGCTTCCTATTGCGTCAGGAGCTGCCCACTCGACTGCCGGCCATCGGGCATCACTTCTTCTGCAATCCGTGCCCCATGCTGCACGCGCGCTTTTCCGAGGACATCATCCAGTGGCGCAACATCCCCGCGGCTTGGGGCGTGGAGGAGTTTCGCCGTGCGCGCTACGCGGGCCCGGAGCGCGTGTTCGGTAAGCCCGCACGCAGCCGCTACCGCGAAGGCGGCTACCTGTTGATGGCGAACCAGCTGCACCCGGGCCTGTTGGCGGCCACCTTGCCCGGCTTCGGCGCCGCGCACACGGAGCTGATGCACGACTTGCCGCGCCTGGGCGGCACCATCAGCTGGATTGACGACGTCGAAGAAGGCGTGGTCTACCTCGACGGCGATCGTCGGCGCGTGCACGTGCCGCTGGGCGGCGGTAATGGCGAACGCATCCGCGACGCCTGGAAAAAGCAGGCGCGCCTGCTCTTCGCCGTCGGCGCGCGGGAGGTCCTGTTCGGCGACGTCGAGGACACCCGCATCCACTCCGAAAGGGACATCGACGCCGCCGTGGCCGCCGTCAGCATCAAGCCTGCGCGCAATGTCTTCGCAGCGCCGCACCCCGGCGGCGGCGCCCGCATGGGCGCGCGAGAGGACGACTCCGTCGTGGGCTTCGATCACCGCGTCCACGGCACGGACAATTTGTTCGTTTCCGATCCCAGCGTGCTACCGAGCCCACCCAGCGTGGATCCGAGCCTCACCATCATGGCGTTTTCCGCCGTCGCCGCCGGTCACGTGCACTCGCTCCTCGGGTAA
- a CDS encoding threonylcarbamoyl-AMP synthase, with translation MTDGIARACELLRAGELVAFPTETVYGLGADAQSAAAVAKIFAAKGRPTDHPLIAHLGAASWLGDWVADVPDVARHLAEKFWPGPLTLVLARSPRVPLAVTGGLETVAVRVPSHPVALELLAAFGSAIAAPSANRFGNVSPTTAAHVRDEFGDSVFVLDGGPCGVGVESTIVDVSRGAPVILRPGGVSREALEGVVGAAVAVTASAEVRAPGTLESHYAPQARVVLVADAGLEVEANRRAEAGARVGVLCRAPLSNLTPGIHALCLPQSNEDAARLLYAALRELDATSDVILASLPAETGLGLAIADRLRRAAGPRRP, from the coding sequence ATGACGGACGGGATCGCGCGCGCGTGCGAGCTGCTCCGCGCCGGCGAGCTGGTCGCATTCCCCACGGAAACGGTGTACGGCCTCGGCGCGGACGCCCAGAGCGCCGCGGCCGTTGCGAAGATCTTTGCGGCCAAGGGACGCCCCACGGATCACCCACTGATCGCGCATCTCGGCGCGGCCAGCTGGCTCGGCGATTGGGTCGCCGACGTCCCGGACGTCGCCCGCCACTTGGCGGAGAAGTTCTGGCCCGGTCCCCTGACGCTGGTGCTCGCTCGCAGTCCGCGCGTGCCCCTCGCGGTCACCGGCGGCCTCGAGACCGTCGCGGTGCGCGTGCCGTCGCACCCCGTCGCGCTGGAGCTACTCGCCGCATTCGGCTCGGCCATCGCGGCACCCAGCGCAAATCGCTTCGGCAACGTGAGCCCCACCACGGCAGCGCACGTGCGCGACGAATTCGGCGACAGCGTGTTCGTCCTCGACGGCGGCCCTTGCGGCGTGGGCGTGGAGTCCACCATCGTGGACGTGTCCCGCGGCGCTCCGGTGATCCTGCGCCCCGGCGGCGTCTCGCGCGAAGCGCTGGAAGGCGTGGTGGGCGCCGCGGTGGCCGTCACGGCCTCCGCAGAGGTGCGCGCGCCGGGCACGCTAGAGTCGCACTACGCGCCGCAGGCCCGCGTCGTGCTGGTGGCCGACGCGGGCCTCGAGGTCGAAGCGAACCGCCGCGCTGAAGCGGGAGCGCGCGTGGGCGTGCTATGCCGCGCGCCGCTGTCGAACCTCACCCCCGGCATCCACGCGCTGTGCCTGCCCCAAAGCAACGAAGACGCCGCGCGCCTGTTGTACGCCGCGCTGCGAGAGCTCGACGCAACGAGCGACGTGATCCTCGCGTCGCTCCCCGCGGAGACGGGCCTCGGCCTCGCCATCGCGGATCGCTTGCGCCGCGCGGCCGGCCCTCGGAGGCCTTGA
- the bioD gene encoding dethiobiotin synthase — MSSIAITGTDTGVGKTRVGRALLRAALRRGVSVAPLKLVETGCIHKAGELVPEDGVALARAANVELSRVAPLRFELPASPAEAARAVGRTLSFTELALHVEAARALCPSLLLEGAGGALVPFGADGTFADLVARLGLPALIVARDALGTVNHTLLTVEALERRGVAVQGIVLQPVAAEPPGLDHRRQLGELLRAPVFGPLAFRPDADDDALADEIVAAGLDPKELFGA; from the coding sequence GTGTCGAGCATCGCCATCACGGGAACGGATACCGGCGTCGGAAAGACGCGGGTGGGGCGGGCGCTCTTGCGCGCAGCGCTGCGGCGCGGCGTTTCCGTAGCCCCCCTCAAGCTCGTGGAGACCGGGTGCATTCACAAGGCGGGGGAGCTGGTGCCGGAAGATGGCGTGGCGCTGGCACGGGCAGCCAACGTGGAGCTCTCCCGCGTCGCACCGCTGCGCTTCGAGCTACCCGCGTCACCGGCAGAGGCGGCACGGGCCGTCGGGCGCACGCTGTCCTTCACGGAGCTCGCTCTGCACGTCGAGGCGGCGCGGGCGCTGTGTCCGTCGCTGCTGCTGGAAGGCGCCGGCGGCGCGTTGGTTCCCTTTGGCGCTGACGGCACCTTCGCGGATCTGGTCGCGCGCCTCGGCCTTCCGGCGTTGATCGTGGCGCGGGACGCTCTCGGCACGGTGAACCACACGCTGCTCACGGTGGAGGCCCTCGAGCGTCGCGGCGTCGCGGTGCAAGGCATCGTCCTCCAGCCCGTTGCGGCAGAGCCGCCGGGTCTCGATCACCGGCGGCAGCTCGGGGAGCTCCTGCGCGCACCGGTGTTCGGCCCCCTCGCGTTCCGTCCCGATGCGGACGACGACGCCCTGGCCGACGAGATCGTCGCCGCCGGGCTCGACCCCAAGGAGCTGTTCGGCGCATGA
- a CDS encoding sigma-70 family RNA polymerase sigma factor → MVSEQLIAEARAAHPDIDLPAEEFDKAMAAADGDAPAADIWLARAALLGVPGAVDRLEEQCISGLRSTLARFEVGSASLDDALQTTRQKLLVGPDGGPGKLAQYTGKGSLRGFVRIIAAREVVALARRADARTRRSEPDLEELVNDSDPELLSLKARYGEEFKAAFEMAIAQLEPRQRNLLRHQLIDDLGIDAIGALYGVHRATAARWLARAREDLFDGTVTELSQRLSLPAPEIQSVIRIIGSQLDASVTRLLGSQDG, encoded by the coding sequence ATGGTGTCGGAACAGCTGATCGCCGAGGCGCGTGCGGCCCATCCGGACATCGACCTGCCCGCAGAGGAATTCGACAAGGCGATGGCCGCTGCCGACGGAGACGCTCCCGCAGCGGACATCTGGCTGGCGCGCGCCGCGCTGCTGGGCGTGCCAGGCGCCGTGGATCGACTGGAAGAGCAGTGCATCAGCGGCTTGAGGAGCACGCTGGCTCGCTTCGAGGTGGGAAGCGCCAGCCTCGACGACGCGCTGCAGACCACTCGTCAAAAGCTGCTGGTCGGGCCTGACGGCGGCCCGGGCAAGCTCGCGCAGTACACCGGCAAGGGCAGCCTGCGCGGCTTCGTGCGCATCATCGCAGCTCGCGAGGTGGTGGCCCTGGCGCGACGTGCGGACGCGCGGACGCGCCGCTCGGAGCCCGACCTGGAAGAGCTGGTGAACGACTCGGATCCCGAGCTCCTCTCGCTCAAGGCCCGCTACGGCGAGGAGTTCAAGGCCGCCTTCGAGATGGCCATCGCCCAGCTGGAGCCCCGGCAGCGCAACCTGCTCCGCCACCAGCTCATCGACGATCTCGGCATCGACGCCATTGGCGCCCTGTACGGCGTACATCGCGCCACCGCCGCCCGCTGGCTCGCCCGGGCACGGGAGGACCTGTTCGACGGCACCGTGACCGAGCTCAGCCAGCGACTGAGCCTGCCGGCACCGGAGATCCAGAGCGTGATCCGCATCATCGGCAGTCAGCTGGACGCCAGCGTCACCCGCCTGCTCGGCAGCCAGGACGGCTGA